In Meleagris gallopavo isolate NT-WF06-2002-E0010 breed Aviagen turkey brand Nicholas breeding stock chromosome 2, Turkey_5.1, whole genome shotgun sequence, the following are encoded in one genomic region:
- the LEFTY1 gene encoding left-right determination factor 1, with protein MEASFTRMLYVLSLVAMAYAFTQEGFKEVMLKQLGLSEVPKLHKRDLVDLVIPEHVKNKYISMLKRHRGKRRASPSLASILQGIPGNAEVFYSDPMRQNFIFDMEGRIPKNSEVTMAELKLFKKPLDRVNLPARQPHRPVSNARVSIYWVQRQHDGTNRTSLIDSRLVPIRESGWKNFDVTQAVHYWLRNKRQEPMVLQVWIEGEMVGSYAAEVAKAVRFTSQDAGDRAVGRPELVLYTLDLEDYGGPGDCKDGVQAGKSTCCRQKHYINFRELSWTQYWIIEPAGYQAYSCRGGCLQLPGPLQHWGGRERACAVAESSPLPIMYLVQRGNHTEIEATEFPNMITEKCSCMADGAAFL; from the exons ATGGAGGCAAGCTTCACCCGGATGCTCTATGTGCTCTCTCTGGTTGCCATGGCCTATGCCTTCACCCAGGAAGGGTTCAAGGAAGTGATGCTGAAGCAGCTGGGGCTCTCTGAAGTCCCTAAGCTTCATAAGAGAGACCTGGTTGACCTGGTCATCCCCGAGCATGTGAAGAACAAGTATATCTCCATGCTGAAGCGGCACAGGGGGAAGCGTCGTGCCTCTCCCAGCTTGGCCAGCATCCTGCAGGGGATCCCCGGCAATGCAG AAGTCTTCTACTCTGACCCCATGCGCCAGAACTTCATCTTTGACATGGAGGGAAGGATACCAAAAAACAGTGAAGTGACAATGGCTGAACTGAAGCTTTTCAAGAAGCCCTTGGACAGGGTGAACCTGCCAGCCAGGCAGCCCCATCGGCCTGTCTCCAATGCCAGGGTCAGCATCTACTGGGTGCAGAGACAGCATGATGGCACAAACAGGACCTCACTGATCGACTCCCG GCTGGTTCCCATAAGAGAGTCTGGCTGGAAGAACTTTGACGTGACCCAGGCTGTGCACTACTGGCTGCGGAACAAGAGGCAAGAGCCAATGGTGCTGCAGGTTTGGATCGAAGGGGAAATGGTGGGCAGCTATGCTGCAGAAGTTGCCAAGGCCGTGCGCTTCACCTCACAGGATGCTGGGGACAGAGCTGTGGGAAGACCCGAGCTGGTGCTCTACACCCTTGACTTGGAGGACTATGG TGGCCCTGGGGACTGCAAGGATGGAGTGCAGGCAGGAAAGTCCACCTGCTGCCGGCAGAAGCACTACATCAACTTCCGTGAGCTCTCCTGGACGCAATACTGGATCATCGAGCCGGCAGGATACCAGGCTTACAGCTGCCGGGGAGGCTGCCTGCAGCTTCCCGGcccactgcagcactgggggGGCAGGGAGCGTGCCTGTGCTGTGGCTGAGAGCTCCCCGCTCCCTATCATGTACCTGGTCCAGAGGGGCAACCACACTGAGATCGAGGCAACTGAGTTTCCCAACATGATCACTGAGAAGTGCAGCTGCATGGCAGATGGTGCAGCATTTCTGTGA